The genomic stretch AACAACATGGACAAGGGTTCAGGCTTCATCAATCTCAGCTATAGCGGCGACCCCGAACAGTATGTTGACTGCGGTCAGGTTACCTCTTACGTCAAGAACGCGCGTGGAGAACGCACTTACCAATTCCCGGCGTCCAGGGCTGAGCAAAGCTATGAAGTGATGACAAGCAATCTATTTCGTGTCGACCGCAAGATGGCGCTGGAAGGCCGAATGAATCTGGTGTTCGAAGAGATTACACCCTCAAGTACCCGTGTTACAGCGACAACGCGTTACGTCTTAACGCGAACCGTCCGCGTCACTGACGTTAACGCGAGGGCCGATACAACCAGCGAAACGATCAATTTCAACTCGGGGTCGGGCGCCAGTTTCGCACCGAAAAGCGATGGTAGGGCAACCGAGTGTGTCTCTACGGGTCGATTCGAGAGCGAGATACTCTCGGCGATCAACTAAGGGCACCATTTCTAGGTTGATCGCCTACGCTCCGCACTGGGTGGGTCCTTCCCTTTTGGTAACACGAGGGGAGGGCGTGCCACCTCGCCTCCTCGGCCTCTGTTCGGTCGTGCTACCTCCCGGTATCCTGCATGGGAGACGTTCAGAAGCCCGAGGCGATGACCGCAGCGGGGAAGTTGAGAGGCTCCCTTGCGAGAGGCCCGCTACCCGTTCGCACTTCGCACTTCCGTCGCCACCGAAGGTACATTAGCTCGCCAAGAACCCCGGAGAGAGCTAGCTGTCTATCCAGCCAGTACAAACAAGGGAGCGGAAGTGTTTCGGAAGCTCACAGATTGGGCTACCGCGATCATCAGTAGCCTTGTAGGTAAGATCGAGTGGAGCGCAACGGCGGCGCGAAAGGAACACCAGGAGTTCGCAGTGGGGGCCGAGGGCGGTAAACGTTCTTCGGTCTGGGTGCTGACCCGCGGGTCTGATGGAAGCATCTACTTGGCGTCACGGATGATGGGTTCGGAGATGAAGGTAAGCCTTCATGCGTCAGGGTGTGGTCAGTGGTCCCGCACGAATGCATGGTTCGAAAAGAATAAGCACCGCGGGATCGCTAACCGTGATAGGCATATAGTTAGATGGCGGATACCCTCAGCTTCCCCTCTCACAGCTGCAGTCGCTTTCAAGCTGATTTTTCCGGAGAGTGAACTGCGAGAGCTAGCAGAAGGGAATCTCGACAAGGTTCACTGGCTAGCAGCTCCGGCCCTGGGTGAGGCGATTTCCGTGAACTGTTACTTCACCGCGCCTATGTCGAGAGAGCCTAGCCCGGCTGAACTTCTGGCTCCTCCGTTGGTTGTCTGGCCCCTCCCGGACATGCGGTGGTTCGTTGCAATTATCCGTTCCGAAGTTGTAACAGCTGAGAATAACGCTCTACTGTTGAACACACGGGCTAGGATGGTGCGCCTTGTTAAGCGCCGCAAGCATAAGATTGGTCCTCAGTCTCGATGGGTAGCACATCTCGGCAACGGGGATCGGGGTTTTATAGAGATGGCACTCTGTCCTTTGGTTAAGCAAGCGTGACCGTAGATCATCTGCTCAGAAACGCGGTTGCGCAGACGGATCGGGATTGGGTTGCAGGACCGCGCAGACAATAGGGCGGACGCAGCCAGGATAGTCTGTCGGATTGAGCGGCAGAGTGAGTCGTCTAGCGGATTGCCATTGCCTCCTGTCGAACGCGAGCGCGAGGCGTGCCCCAATGGCGCGAGAGACGCGGATAGCTGTCCTGCGATCGTCGGGGAGGGGCCGCCAGATTCCTGAAGCCCGAGACGAGACCGGAGCGGGGAAGGCACGGGGACGCGGAGGGGGTAACCACTACGGTGCCGAACGAGGTAGTCTGGCAATCTCAAGTTCGCTGTGGCAAGTGTGTGTAGCAAACCACGACCAGATTCCTGATAGTGATCAATACTATAGTCCTGTTCGGGCCGGCCTGTGGACCTTACTGGTACGGACCCTGGGGCTGGTAAGGCGGCAGCGCACCGTGCGCAACGTGCGCCTGCCGACGGTCTTCAGCGCGCTCTTCCTGTCCTTCTTTCTGCTGCTCCCGGGCGCGTCGGTCGCACAGCAGCAAGCGGCCATTGCCAGCGCGCATCCGCTGGCCACCCGGGCGGGCGAACAAGTCCTCGCCGCCGGCGGTAACGCCTTCGATGCGGCCGTTGCGGTGAGTGCCGCGCTCGCCATGGTCGAACCCTTCGGTTCCGGGCTCGGCGGCGGCGGCTTCTGGCTGCTGCATCGCGCCTCCGACGGCTTCGAGGTGGTGGTGGACGGGCGCGAGGTC from Betaproteobacteria bacterium encodes the following:
- a CDS encoding gamma-glutamyltransferase, translated to MPTVFSALFLSFFLLLPGASVAQQQAAIASAHPLATRAGEQVLAAGGNAFDAAVAVSAALAMVEPFGSGLGGGGFWLLHRASDGFEVVVDGREV